Proteins co-encoded in one Ralstonia sp. RRA genomic window:
- a CDS encoding methyl-accepting chemotaxis protein, which produces MISSLRTRILLISSATVIGALALSGAATYSIVRSNTMESIDQNLAAIASGNTLAIDKWVAAKAQAVKATAEVVEHGDPQGFGKHMGNANGFPIITIGWTDKTFFSTSSTTPKDYDPTVRPWYKQAIEAGKLLVTKPYGDVSTGVQYVSFATPLVHNGETTGAISGAVPLDGVREVVAAVHPTPSSLAFVVAKDGQVIAHPDAKLMLKPATDVAASLNADTLATLAKASTPLEVELAGAPKLLKAQAVQGTDWYLVIALDKAEATAGLRNVVKALAVAMVLLTLAAVGIAAFFTSQSFRRLSQVRDAMETIGAGGGDLTHRLPVVGNDEVAQISAAFNTFIDKIGEVLLEVRASVDSMKSATGEIEMGNRDLSNRTEVSASNLQETSAALTELTTSVKNSADAAVQATRLASDASDAATRGGEVVSSAVSTMDEIAKSSARITEIIGVIDSIAFQTNILALNAAVEAARAGENGRGFAVVAGEVRTLAQRSATAAREIKDLIQASEASVKTGAQRVQAAGATMQEIVSGIERVARIIGEIDGAMHEQSSGISQIDRSVAEMDQATQQNAALVEQSTAASAMLNEQAQGLARTVGLFKLRAG; this is translated from the coding sequence ATGATCTCCTCTCTTCGGACCCGCATTCTCCTCATCTCGTCGGCCACCGTGATCGGCGCCCTGGCGCTGTCCGGCGCCGCCACGTATTCCATCGTGCGCAGCAATACGATGGAATCCATCGACCAGAACCTCGCCGCCATCGCCAGCGGCAACACGCTCGCCATCGACAAGTGGGTGGCCGCCAAGGCGCAGGCCGTGAAGGCCACCGCGGAGGTGGTCGAGCACGGCGACCCGCAGGGCTTCGGCAAGCACATGGGCAATGCCAATGGCTTCCCCATCATCACCATCGGCTGGACGGACAAGACGTTCTTCTCCACCAGCTCCACCACGCCCAAGGACTACGACCCGACGGTGCGGCCCTGGTACAAGCAGGCCATTGAAGCCGGCAAGCTGCTCGTGACCAAGCCCTACGGCGATGTGTCGACCGGTGTGCAGTACGTGTCGTTTGCCACACCGCTCGTGCACAACGGTGAAACGACCGGCGCCATCTCGGGCGCCGTGCCGCTCGACGGCGTGCGTGAAGTGGTGGCGGCCGTGCACCCCACGCCGTCCAGCCTCGCCTTCGTGGTCGCCAAGGATGGCCAGGTGATCGCGCACCCCGACGCCAAGCTGATGCTCAAGCCGGCCACCGACGTGGCCGCATCGCTCAATGCCGATACGCTCGCCACGCTCGCCAAGGCCAGCACCCCGCTGGAAGTGGAACTGGCCGGCGCGCCCAAGCTGCTCAAGGCGCAGGCCGTGCAGGGCACCGACTGGTATCTGGTGATCGCCCTGGACAAGGCCGAAGCCACCGCCGGTTTGCGCAACGTCGTCAAGGCACTGGCCGTGGCCATGGTGCTGCTGACGCTGGCCGCCGTGGGGATCGCCGCGTTCTTCACGTCGCAGTCGTTCCGCCGCCTGTCGCAGGTGCGCGATGCGATGGAGACCATCGGCGCTGGCGGTGGTGACCTGACGCACCGCCTGCCTGTGGTCGGCAATGACGAAGTGGCGCAGATCAGCGCCGCGTTCAACACCTTCATCGACAAGATTGGCGAAGTGCTGCTGGAAGTGCGCGCCAGCGTTGACAGCATGAAGTCGGCCACCGGCGAGATCGAAATGGGCAACCGCGATCTCTCCAACCGCACCGAGGTCTCGGCCAGCAACCTGCAGGAAACCTCTGCCGCGCTGACCGAGCTGACCACCAGCGTGAAGAACTCCGCCGATGCGGCCGTGCAGGCCACGCGCCTGGCGAGCGACGCCAGCGATGCCGCCACGCGCGGCGGCGAGGTGGTCTCCAGCGCCGTGAGCACGATGGACGAGATTGCCAAGTCGTCCGCACGCATCACCGAAATCATCGGCGTGATCGACAGCATTGCCTTCCAGACCAACATCCTGGCGCTCAACGCGGCAGTGGAAGCCGCCCGTGCCGGCGAAAACGGCCGCGGCTTTGCCGTGGTGGCCGGCGAGGTGCGCACGCTGGCCCAACGCAGCGCCACCGCCGCCCGCGAGATCAAAGACCTGATCCAGGCCTCGGAAGCCAGCGTGAAGACCGGCGCGCAGCGCGTGCAAGCCGCCGGCGCAACGATGCAGGAGATCGTGTCCGGCATCGAGCGTGTCGCCCGCATCATCGGCGAGATCGACGGTGCGATGCACGAGCAGAGCAGCGGCATCAGCCAGATCGACCGCAGCGTCGCCGAGATGGACCAGGCCACGCAGCAGAACGCGGCGCTGGTGGAGCAATCGACCGCTGCCTCGGCGATGCTCAACGAGCAGGCACAGGGCCTGGCGCGCACGGTCGGGCTGTTCAAGCTGCGCGCGGGCTAA
- a CDS encoding sterol desaturase family protein: MAVLFTILKIAVVIVLVSSLAEALALSFLRGWGNYDWKAAGVSVVDFLVREYPLRWLVPMAFWVHGLDWVYQHRLWTLPMDNWIGWAACFLGQEFCYYWYHRAAHRVRWFWCTHAVHHSPNDLNLSAAYRFGWTGKLTGTLLFFSLAPLLGMPPRIVLMLLSLNLLYQFWIHATWIPRLGPLEWLLNTPSAHRVHHAANLEYLDGNYGGVLIIFDRLFGTYIPERKEVPCRYGLVHPLRTYNLLTIEFSQWRGLWRDLKTARSARDVFGYLFGPPGWRPDGNGETTEDLRRRAALVADEGDVVPTTAIAN; the protein is encoded by the coding sequence ATGGCCGTGCTGTTCACCATCCTCAAGATTGCTGTCGTGATCGTGCTGGTGTCGTCACTGGCCGAGGCGCTTGCGCTGTCGTTCCTGCGTGGCTGGGGCAACTATGACTGGAAAGCCGCTGGCGTGTCGGTGGTCGATTTCCTGGTGCGCGAGTACCCACTACGCTGGCTGGTACCGATGGCGTTCTGGGTGCACGGCCTGGACTGGGTCTACCAGCACCGCCTATGGACCCTGCCAATGGACAACTGGATCGGCTGGGCCGCCTGCTTTCTCGGCCAGGAGTTCTGCTACTACTGGTACCACCGCGCCGCGCACCGCGTGCGCTGGTTCTGGTGCACCCACGCCGTCCACCACTCGCCCAATGACCTGAACCTGTCGGCTGCCTACCGCTTCGGGTGGACGGGCAAGTTGACCGGCACCCTGCTCTTCTTCTCGCTGGCGCCGCTGCTGGGCATGCCACCGCGCATCGTGCTGATGCTGCTGTCGCTGAACCTGCTGTACCAGTTCTGGATTCACGCTACGTGGATTCCGCGCCTCGGCCCGCTGGAGTGGCTCCTGAACACGCCGTCGGCACACCGCGTGCACCACGCAGCCAACCTGGAATACCTCGACGGCAACTACGGCGGCGTGCTGATCATCTTCGACCGCCTGTTCGGCACCTACATCCCCGAGCGCAAAGAGGTGCCCTGCCGTTACGGCCTGGTGCACCCGCTGCGCACATACAACCTGCTGACCATCGAGTTCAGCCAGTGGCGCGGGTTGTGGCGGGACCTGAAGACCGCCCGCTCCGCACGCGACGTGTTCGGCTACCTGTTCGGCCCGCCGGGCTGGCGGCCCGACGGCAACGGCGAGACGACAGAGGATTTGCGCCGGCGTGCCGCGCTGGTTGCCGACGAGGGCGACGTTGTGCCAACCACGGCCATCGCCAACTGA
- a CDS encoding LysR family transcriptional regulator, whose protein sequence is MHAETQYRLSAADLEVVLAMVRTGTLAAAGDRLGVDASTVFRSLQRIERGLGQSLFARSRTGYLANELAQSLAERAEQVEAALEDARSAVHAAPDQVSGTVRITTTDTILVGLVAPALKALRAQHPNLTYDLRVSNELASLTRRDADIAVRATRRPPQHLVGKHLGSIRVGLYAGRGCDTTYADVEAGRVPWIAIDDAIPEHPSVAWRKRHFPKVVPTYFVNSLQIAAEMVAMGSGIAILPVVMAQARSDLVSLRDLQDANQSELWLLTHPESRHLRRIATVYGHLAQVLRMP, encoded by the coding sequence ATGCATGCAGAAACGCAATACCGGCTGAGCGCCGCTGACCTGGAAGTCGTGCTGGCGATGGTGCGTACTGGCACGCTGGCGGCAGCGGGCGATCGGCTGGGCGTGGATGCGTCCACCGTGTTCCGGTCTCTGCAGCGTATCGAACGGGGGCTTGGGCAATCGCTGTTTGCGCGCTCGCGTACGGGGTATCTGGCAAACGAGCTGGCGCAATCATTGGCAGAGCGAGCGGAGCAGGTGGAGGCCGCGCTGGAGGATGCGCGCTCTGCCGTGCATGCTGCACCGGATCAGGTGTCGGGCACGGTGCGCATTACCACCACCGACACCATCCTGGTCGGCCTGGTGGCCCCCGCGTTGAAGGCGTTGCGGGCCCAGCACCCAAACCTGACCTATGATCTGCGCGTGAGCAACGAGCTGGCGAGCCTGACTCGGCGCGATGCCGATATCGCCGTGCGCGCTACCCGCCGCCCGCCGCAGCACTTGGTCGGCAAACACCTGGGGTCGATTCGCGTGGGTCTCTATGCGGGGCGCGGTTGCGACACCACGTATGCCGACGTGGAAGCGGGCCGCGTGCCGTGGATTGCCATTGACGATGCGATTCCGGAGCACCCCTCCGTGGCCTGGCGCAAGCGGCACTTCCCCAAGGTGGTCCCCACGTATTTCGTCAACAGCCTGCAGATCGCGGCGGAGATGGTGGCGATGGGGTCGGGCATCGCCATTCTTCCTGTGGTGATGGCGCAGGCGCGCAGTGATCTGGTGTCGCTGCGGGATTTGCAGGATGCAAACCAGTCAGAACTGTGGCTGCTGACGCATCCGGAGTCGCGCCACCTGCGGCGGATCGCGACCGTGTATGGGCATCTGGCGCAGGTGTTGCGCATGCCTTGA
- the gstA gene encoding glutathione transferase GstA: protein MKLYYSAGACSLAVHIALREVGAKFDVTSVDLTKHLTADGADFYTISPRGYVPLLELADGSRHTEAAALLQYVADLDPTQALIGKAGSARRLAVIEWLTFVSTELHKGFGPLWYKETPDVTRQGAKDKLAKRFAELDARLAKQPYLAEDYSVADAYAFTVLNWANFLALPMGAYPNVQAYMARVGARAAVQEAMKVEGLVK, encoded by the coding sequence ATGAAGCTCTATTACTCCGCCGGTGCCTGCTCGCTGGCTGTGCACATCGCCCTGCGTGAAGTCGGCGCCAAGTTTGACGTGACCTCGGTCGACCTTACCAAGCACCTGACCGCTGATGGCGCCGATTTCTACACGATCTCGCCGCGCGGCTACGTGCCACTGCTGGAGCTGGCCGACGGCTCACGCCACACCGAAGCCGCTGCGCTGCTGCAATACGTGGCCGACCTCGACCCGACCCAGGCACTCATCGGCAAGGCCGGCAGCGCACGCCGCCTGGCCGTGATCGAATGGCTGACCTTTGTCAGCACCGAACTGCACAAGGGCTTTGGCCCGCTCTGGTACAAGGAAACGCCCGACGTCACACGCCAAGGCGCCAAAGACAAACTGGCCAAGCGCTTTGCTGAACTGGATGCCCGCCTGGCCAAGCAGCCGTATCTGGCGGAGGACTACAGCGTGGCCGACGCCTATGCCTTTACGGTGCTGAACTGGGCCAACTTCCTGGCGCTGCCGATGGGTGCATATCCGAATGTGCAGGCGTACATGGCACGGGTGGGTGCACGGGCCGCGGTGCAGGAGGCGATGAAGGTGGAAGGACTGGTGAAGTAA
- the pstS gene encoding phosphate ABC transporter substrate-binding protein PstS translates to MFKHAVLALALAVVAAGLPALARAEVRGAGSTAAAPVYRVWSAGYAASSGITLNYDAVGSGEGIKRIRAGSVDFGASDVPLSSADAAKAGLVCVPSVVTGAVPFINVPGVARGQLKLTGEALAHIFLGKIDSWDAPELRALNPGVALPKLKVRLVVRADGSGTTYHFTDYLSAVSADWKSTYGTKSTIAWPADTIGAKGSGDVVKAVQATPGAIGYVDYNYILDNDLNAVQLRNASGHFVSPQVSGFREAVVQSAWNRKGEFTAPLVNLPGAETWPITMGTFIVVPAVSQSGPRTLAALKFLTWGYFHGDELAAKAKFVPLPERVQAIAYRELARITDASGAAIGLQSMPANWGK, encoded by the coding sequence ATGTTCAAGCACGCTGTTCTGGCCCTGGCCCTGGCCGTTGTCGCCGCAGGCTTACCCGCCCTCGCTCGCGCTGAGGTTCGTGGAGCGGGGTCGACCGCTGCTGCGCCGGTCTATCGCGTCTGGTCGGCGGGGTATGCCGCGTCGTCGGGCATCACGCTCAACTACGACGCTGTGGGCTCGGGTGAAGGCATCAAGCGCATCCGCGCGGGCTCGGTGGATTTCGGTGCGTCGGACGTGCCACTGTCTTCAGCAGACGCGGCCAAGGCGGGCCTGGTGTGCGTGCCGTCGGTGGTGACGGGCGCGGTGCCGTTCATCAACGTGCCGGGCGTGGCGCGCGGCCAGCTCAAGCTGACGGGCGAAGCGCTGGCCCACATCTTCCTGGGCAAGATCGATAGCTGGGACGCGCCGGAGTTGCGTGCGCTGAACCCGGGTGTGGCGCTGCCCAAGCTGAAGGTTCGCCTCGTGGTGCGCGCCGATGGTTCGGGCACCACATACCACTTCACCGATTACCTGAGCGCAGTCAGCGCAGACTGGAAGAGCACCTACGGCACCAAGTCGACCATTGCCTGGCCAGCGGACACCATCGGCGCCAAGGGCAGCGGTGATGTGGTCAAGGCCGTGCAGGCCACCCCCGGCGCCATCGGCTATGTCGACTACAACTACATCCTCGACAACGACCTGAACGCCGTGCAGTTGCGCAACGCCTCCGGCCACTTTGTCAGCCCGCAGGTGAGCGGCTTCCGCGAGGCCGTGGTGCAGAGCGCCTGGAACCGCAAGGGTGAATTCACCGCGCCGCTGGTCAACCTGCCGGGCGCAGAGACCTGGCCGATCACCATGGGCACCTTCATCGTGGTGCCGGCCGTGAGCCAGTCCGGCCCCCGCACGCTGGCGGCGTTGAAGTTTCTGACATGGGGCTACTTCCACGGCGATGAGCTGGCCGCCAAGGCCAAATTCGTGCCGCTGCCCGAGCGCGTTCAGGCGATTGCGTATCGTGAGTTGGCACGCATTACCGATGCGTCGGGTGCCGCCATCGGCCTGCAGAGCATGCCCGCAAACTGGGGCAAATAA
- a CDS encoding DUF3562 domain-containing protein yields the protein MGTAIADQDEQIDKIAHDTGAPADLVRAQYQETMRALSADASVHDYLSLFVTRRVLAAFRQRRAPQR from the coding sequence ATGGGCACCGCCATCGCAGACCAGGACGAACAGATCGACAAGATCGCACACGACACCGGTGCACCTGCTGATCTCGTCCGCGCTCAGTACCAGGAAACCATGCGCGCATTGTCGGCGGATGCCAGCGTGCATGACTACCTCTCGTTGTTCGTCACACGGCGCGTGCTGGCGGCGTTCCGCCAGCGCCGCGCACCGCAACGCTAG
- a CDS encoding alpha/beta hydrolase, producing MAVDPQILQFYQRIAERFGALPAPEDAPAQRERFEAIAALSNRPDPDSVEASDLSLPLPGRTLDAIVFRPKHVAKPRMLVWFHGGGWVVGAPRTTHRLLATLLAQDTGCAVVSVDYRLAPEHPFPAPADDARDALAYLAEQRASLGFDTEFLAVGGDSAGGHLAVQATQAVHATVRPGLVNAQLLVYPVSTPAFGSESYNAFAQGPGLTRDEMRWYWEKFIGAEALAKSLAEQDGRIYLMAQPPKYTPPDTVVIVAAHDVLRDDGLHYADYLVQHGAQVITIEASGMTHGFARIQPDAERAREWMRRAAHAFVGMISEE from the coding sequence ATGGCCGTCGATCCGCAGATCCTGCAGTTCTATCAACGCATTGCCGAGCGCTTTGGCGCTCTGCCTGCGCCCGAAGATGCCCCCGCCCAACGCGAGCGTTTCGAGGCGATTGCCGCGCTCTCCAATCGACCCGATCCGGACAGCGTTGAAGCGTCCGACCTGAGCCTGCCGCTGCCGGGCCGCACGCTGGATGCGATCGTCTTTCGTCCGAAGCACGTGGCCAAGCCGCGCATGCTGGTGTGGTTTCACGGCGGCGGCTGGGTGGTGGGCGCGCCGCGCACGACGCATCGCCTGCTGGCAACGTTACTCGCGCAGGACACCGGCTGTGCGGTCGTCAGCGTCGACTATCGCCTCGCCCCTGAACATCCGTTTCCAGCGCCGGCCGATGACGCGCGGGATGCGCTTGCGTACCTGGCTGAGCAGCGTGCGAGCCTCGGGTTCGATACCGAATTCCTGGCTGTTGGCGGCGACAGCGCGGGCGGCCACCTCGCGGTGCAGGCCACACAGGCCGTGCACGCGACCGTGCGTCCGGGACTCGTCAACGCGCAGCTGCTGGTCTACCCGGTGAGCACACCCGCCTTCGGCAGCGAGAGCTACAACGCCTTCGCGCAAGGCCCCGGCCTCACGCGCGACGAGATGCGCTGGTACTGGGAGAAGTTCATCGGCGCCGAAGCGCTCGCCAAATCGTTGGCCGAGCAGGACGGGCGCATCTATTTGATGGCACAGCCGCCGAAGTACACGCCGCCCGACACGGTGGTCATCGTGGCTGCGCATGATGTGCTGCGCGACGACGGCCTGCACTACGCCGACTACCTCGTGCAGCACGGCGCGCAGGTCATCACCATTGAAGCGTCAGGCATGACGCATGGCTTTGCGCGCATCCAACCCGACGCCGAGCGTGCACGCGAATGGATGCGCCGTGCGGCGCACGCATTCGTCGGGATGATCAGCGAGGAATAA
- the uraH gene encoding hydroxyisourate hydrolase, protein MRFRHGIMAAALATASSLASLANAAEGQLSVHVLDQQTGIPAAAVRVTLDVREQGAWHTVAHGTTDADGRIKELLPAGQLLAVGDYRVTFHTADYFSAHRTPTFFPEVPVVFQVEDATQHYHIPLLLSPFGFSTYRGS, encoded by the coding sequence ATGCGTTTTCGACACGGGATCATGGCCGCCGCGCTGGCCACCGCATCGTCTCTCGCGTCTTTGGCCAATGCTGCTGAAGGCCAACTGAGCGTGCACGTGCTTGACCAGCAAACCGGCATCCCCGCTGCGGCGGTGCGCGTCACGCTCGACGTGCGCGAGCAAGGCGCGTGGCACACCGTTGCGCACGGTACGACCGATGCCGATGGCCGCATCAAGGAACTGCTGCCGGCAGGACAACTGCTCGCCGTTGGCGACTACCGCGTGACCTTCCACACCGCAGACTACTTCAGCGCCCACCGCACGCCCACGTTCTTCCCTGAGGTGCCGGTCGTCTTCCAGGTCGAGGACGCGACGCAGCACTATCACATCCCGCTGCTGCTCAGCCCATTCGGGTTCTCGACGTATCGCGGAAGTTAA
- a CDS encoding CoA-binding protein — protein MSANPSYVDEQATMRRLLSGKTIAVVGLSPRPTRPSYDVARYLQQAGYRIVPVNPQHAGEDVLGEPCYATLAEAATTLAAAGQRIDLVDIFRRAEQVLPVVQEAIAVGVGGIWVQLGIVNDEAMAVARAAGIPAVQDRCTKIEHWRLGIGERS, from the coding sequence ATGTCCGCCAATCCTTCCTACGTCGACGAACAAGCCACCATGCGCCGGCTGCTGTCCGGCAAGACCATCGCCGTGGTGGGCCTCTCGCCGCGCCCCACGCGGCCGAGCTATGACGTGGCGCGCTATCTGCAGCAGGCCGGCTATCGCATCGTGCCGGTCAACCCGCAGCACGCCGGCGAAGATGTGCTCGGCGAACCGTGTTACGCCACGCTGGCCGAAGCGGCAACCACACTGGCGGCCGCTGGCCAGCGCATCGATCTGGTCGACATCTTCCGTCGCGCAGAGCAAGTGCTGCCTGTTGTGCAGGAAGCCATTGCCGTGGGCGTGGGCGGCATCTGGGTGCAGCTTGGCATCGTCAACGATGAGGCAATGGCCGTTGCGCGCGCGGCCGGCATTCCAGCTGTGCAGGACCGCTGTACCAAGATCGAGCACTGGCGACTCGGCATCGGCGAGCGCTCCTGA
- a CDS encoding RsiV family protein yields MHRQTVPCLAHSAARKSAGGGVFVTLMAAVCAVGSAHAAGEAASAPSTAPASAPAASAPVASTPSPPLAKPQEPRERHAGAFWQGTVGKGADSPGWNIWLSVYDPPPKARDQDKDPVADTLTGDAYDDRPQGRAMWTIEGRNAPERRFVWRERADALDPSGQPMVREGGTLSGALSADGTAATGTWSDGGRSQPFTLKRAARYREVTGAAGQATITERYPVTGDAAVDALVQSLRINRCDQYDTECVIRISAVGLGDTVSLLRMVWAYSGGAHGNYGFTAGNWRRGGQGFQPITLADVLNPTPACLQSFNTQIVDALKREGAPEATRGVLKEKDLRNPAFPFTLQGDRIVVHYGPYEVGPYSSGAFRAAVRVDDLGAACRRPTT; encoded by the coding sequence ATGCACAGGCAGACGGTGCCTTGTCTGGCGCATTCGGCGGCACGGAAATCGGCCGGAGGCGGCGTTTTTGTTACCTTGATGGCGGCAGTCTGCGCGGTCGGTTCGGCACATGCCGCGGGCGAAGCGGCCTCTGCGCCGTCTACCGCGCCCGCAAGTGCGCCTGCAGCCTCTGCACCTGTTGCTTCCACGCCAAGCCCCCCCCTTGCAAAACCGCAGGAGCCACGTGAGCGCCACGCTGGCGCCTTCTGGCAAGGCACTGTGGGCAAGGGTGCCGATAGCCCCGGCTGGAACATCTGGCTGAGCGTGTACGACCCGCCCCCCAAGGCACGTGACCAGGACAAGGACCCCGTCGCAGACACGCTCACCGGCGACGCCTACGATGACCGCCCCCAAGGCCGCGCCATGTGGACCATCGAAGGCCGCAACGCGCCCGAACGCCGCTTCGTGTGGCGTGAGCGTGCCGATGCACTCGACCCCAGCGGCCAGCCCATGGTGCGCGAGGGCGGCACGCTCTCCGGCGCGCTGTCGGCTGACGGCACCGCCGCCACCGGCACCTGGAGCGACGGCGGCCGCAGCCAGCCTTTCACGCTCAAGCGCGCGGCACGCTATCGCGAAGTGACCGGCGCCGCCGGCCAGGCCACCATCACCGAGCGCTACCCTGTGACCGGCGATGCGGCCGTCGATGCGCTGGTGCAATCGCTGCGCATCAACCGCTGCGACCAGTACGACACCGAATGCGTCATCCGCATCAGCGCCGTCGGCCTGGGCGACACGGTGAGCCTGCTGCGCATGGTCTGGGCGTACAGCGGTGGCGCGCACGGCAACTACGGCTTCACGGCGGGCAACTGGCGACGCGGCGGGCAGGGCTTCCAGCCGATCACCCTGGCCGATGTGCTCAACCCCACGCCCGCCTGCCTGCAGAGTTTCAACACGCAGATCGTCGACGCGCTCAAGCGCGAAGGCGCGCCCGAAGCCACGCGTGGCGTGCTCAAAGAGAAGGATCTGCGTAACCCGGCGTTTCCGTTTACGCTCCAAGGAGACCGCATCGTCGTGCACTACGGGCCGTATGAAGTGGGCCCGTATTCGTCGGGCGCTTTCCGTGCCGCCGTGCGGGTCGATGATCTGGGAGCCGCGTGCAGGCGGCCCACCACCTGA